A segment of the Manihot esculenta cultivar AM560-2 chromosome 13, M.esculenta_v8, whole genome shotgun sequence genome:
TGGTTCAGTTCAGTTTCTCAAATGAATTCTGGTATTTTTGCTTACTAGGTTGGAACCTACCCTGATGATTTGGACACGCCTAAATTCAGTAAAATTTCTATTTGTGCATATCTAATCCATTTTCAAATTCTAGTAAGCAACTTTGTTATTTCCTTATTTTTATATTCCTGTGTTGTTGAAGCAAGAATCAAGAGAGGGAAAGATATATTCTAAAGTCAGCAACTCTCCTATAGGAAAAAGAAGTAAAGAGGGGGTTTTGCAATTGTCCACTTTTGTACAAGTTAACAATAGACACAATATAGGACCATTATTATTAAGTGACAACATCAAAGGTTGAAAAAATGAGATAAGAATCCTGTTTCCAAAGTGGTTCCATACAAGAGCATGCCTATGATCCATACAGCTCCAACCAATTTAACCAAGTAATTTCATGAAATAATCGAGAAGCATCTAACCCTCCTCtccaaatttcaaataaatttaagaaaagaaaaaaaaattcaacagtTCTCTAATTTGCGCGTGTATCTCATTTCTAAACAAATCTTCCACCATTTTTTGGGTACTCAGTCCCAATATTTTTAGCAATCACATATCTAATAAccttaaaacaaaataaattaagaaaacaACTCAAAAACTCAGTTCACATCAATGTGTCTGCGCGAAATTCAACAACCAAACAAAGAATTGAAAATTGCTTTTAGTAATTGCTATTTCATTCAGATATTTATGTTATCATCGCAttcaatttttcaataaaatcaaaattcaagaaCAATCAAAAACAAAAATGTCAAAGAAATAATGGGTCTCACAGAATGCCAAAATCAAGGTAAAAGCAAGCGATAGAAAAGAATTACCCATGAGAGACGCTTCAAGCATGTGGCTGGACATGAGTACCTGGTCCGTAGGGTTGGGAGAACCGGCCTCGATCGCACGGTTTTGGATCTCGATGATACTGTACAGACTAGACAAGAGCACAACAAAGACAGTACCGGCTACGGTCTTGACCATGACGGGCCCTCTCCCTCGCTTCACCCGATCCAAAGTCGCGATAACGATCTTCCTCAAAGGGGTTTTAAACAGAAGTATCATAACCAGCGCCATTTCGGCAAAGATTACTGTGTAAAGTAGATGTATCATGTTGTGCACGATTAAAGACAAGATCGACAAGATTGAGAACAAGCAAAGAACGCAGAGAGGAGGAGAGGGAGAAGATTGAAAGAAAAGGGCAAAGAAGCAAACGTTGACAGGTagttatgattttgaactagtAAATCACTATAAGGTCCCTTTATAAAATATGCTTATCAGAGGCCCTTTATAatgtgaaaattaattaattagtgctTTTTTTACAAAAAACTTGATCAAAAGATCCTTGCATTGGTCCAAGATGACAATGTGTTGGGATAATATAATTAGGTTtactttttgaatttttttttgaaaacaaaactaaaactacttactgtattaataaaattccatcAAACAAATAAGAATATCATCCCAAATAGAGAGACGATTATGCCTGAAAGATTGTTTAGCCAAAAGTATGAGTAGCTAGAGTAGCATTACAACGAACCCATCTAACAAAAATATCAGTTGTAGAATCTAATAAAGATTTacaattattcaaaatcaaatccctgcataagataatttggcaaaattatctcttctttctttcttatctcttgaatataaatcattaaaatctcctGAACAAAGCCACGGAAGAgagtttctacgagataaaactcgaataagattCCAAGACTGATGTTGTCCTTGTGATtccggaaacccataataactagtaaatctccattgaacattaccttctgaaataaccgaatcaataaaatttgaagaaaagccaacTACAAAAACATACCCATGACtcctcaataaaatttgaagaaaagccaacTACTGAAATATACCCATGACTCCTCCACCACATTAACGAAATGCCTCCTCTCAatccttgtctattgactgagaagcaaccatcaaaatgtaaaaaactacgaaaaaattccatacgagaactaagagcttttgtttccatcaaaaataaaatgtccgactTGTAACTAggaaccaaatccttcaatgcgataactgtccgaggattaccgccataaatctgccaaagaggtctgcatattctgaaaattgattggattgtatgtgagaaacatccccaccatacataaatcataagtgacgatcggaatatctttggagctcttaatagggacaacaacatctTTTTCTTCATTAATAGTCAATTCTTCATTGATAGTCAATTGATGCAGATCGTCTTAcatggggaagggaaaagaagaaGTTAAGTTTAAGGAAGAGGAAAAGGCGAGAGCATCGAGTCACAAAGAGACCACAGAGGAAAACTTGCatccataaatttaaaattactttttgatttttaaaagttttgattgtacttatttaatttgattttgataaaaaaatttaaaaatattaaaccgaatcaaaatagttatttttaaatgattttataagTAGCAGATGAGAACCCTGAGTCTGGCTCGCTTACAGATGACTCTGCCAAGATAAAACAGCGTTCCTCACCATTTGGGTGATGCCAATTTTCTTCAGAGACTTAGCCATTGTCAAAAGGGAAGTTAAACCCTCATCCTCCTCCCTTCTTAGTGGGACCCCATCATTCCTTAGTTCCACCCATAAGTTTCAACTCGTTTGGAGATGCCCAAGACCTCCAGACTTTTGGTATCAAAggataaaaaacttatttttctatCGCTTTAATGAGGAGGGTATTTAGTTGAACATCATCTAGCATTTGCATTCGTTAAAAAATCAGAACTCCTCATTTTTTGGGTACCCAACTAGTATAGCTGGAAGAAGAGTGATACACTCGGTTCGATGTGGTTCTTAAGACAGACGAACCGGAAAGCCACCAGGATTCTCCAATTATTAGGATGCAGCTGGGCAACCGAAAGCTTGTAGAATTGAAGGACATCAGCAAAAAATGAGTCTATGGAGGGGCAAAGACACAAAAAGTCTCTCAAGGAATTTGTAGGTACCATAAAGGCAGTCTATATCTTGCTCTGATAGGACAGAC
Coding sequences within it:
- the LOC110607903 gene encoding uncharacterized protein LOC110607903, producing the protein MIHLLYTVIFAEMALVMILLFKTPLRKIVIATLDRVKRGRGPVMVKTVAGTVFVVLLSSLYSIIEIQNRAIEAGSPNPTDQVLMSSHMLEASLMGFLLFLALMIDRLHHYIRELRLLRKTMEAAKKQSRSLDDGKNGGSEEIKALGEEIVNLKSKIKNLEFECEAKTKEANAAKAEAEAKRK